Genomic segment of Populus trichocarpa isolate Nisqually-1 chromosome 12, P.trichocarpa_v4.1, whole genome shotgun sequence:
ttcaatttttttgtagaaaattttgcttatgatttgtgtttttatttctttatttgatcaGCTGCAAAATTTATATTAGGATAAATTGATGGCtatatgctttgttttttatttgacaaagtaatatctttatatttttttcctttccactGTAATAAGTAAAGAGGAAATTGGAAATCAATATAAATTGACCAAGTAATGTTCAAGAGGAAATTGGAAATCAAAGTAAAGTCACTGTAATAAATCTCACTTGACTTCTgggtaatgaaaaaaattaaaatgaggggggggcccgggcccctgctccacccccccccccccccccccccccccccacccacTTCCGCCCCTGCATGTGATCACCTAGTTAAGAAACAACTTGTTCTAACAAAGAATCACTCGAGACATAGCTGAGAAATTCACACAAGGAGCGAAGGAGATTTTCGAATTCGTTGAGAGAGAGATACGTTTTGCAAATTACGATTCCATTCGACGGCCTGCAGGTACTATAATTATGAATATTTGATTCGCTCTTCAGAAAACATATCAAATTCATGTTTTTGGGAaagtaagagaaaaaaaccatacaattattaagaatttGTTAAAAAGttcttgatgatttgtgagAGCAATGACATAGATAGTTTGAAATCTGCGAcaagaacttcgaatttgggcCCTGTCTAAAGACTTTATGAGTGTATGACAACATGATTTAGGCTAGAAAAAGgtgataatgaaattaaaatcctAACCGATTCATACAGTATTTACTGATGAAACcataaaacaagaataaaaagtaaaaatcttaaattctcCAACCAATATTCTAAAAGCAATTAATCATAACTTGAATGCCCATGCATTATCCTTGcgaatttcttcctcttcctctggGGTAAAATCATTCTTGATATTGAAGAGTTTGCGAATTTCCTCAGGTTGCTTCCCTTTGATCATGTCTGCAACTTTCTGTACAAGTTGGCCAAGCAAAACTTCAACGCTGAGATAGTTTGAAGCCAGCAGAAGATCATAGAGAGAATCtgtgtcaacatcaacaaaatcaGCATCCCACTTCTCAAGCTCATCCTTAGATGCATCGCTCGCATGCTTCTTCAACCACTCTACAATCTTGGCTAGGGTTTTCTTTTCTACATTGAAGAGTGGAATCGCATCATCAGTACCATAGCCATCTTCAACCATGCTCTTGATGATTCCAGATTGTAAGGCAGCCTTCTCTTCCACCTCAAAAACTTCATTGTCACTGGTTTTCAACTTCAAGACCTTCGTTGTAGTCTCTGATGATGCCATAGCGTATTAATATTAGTCTCTGTTAAGAGATTTGCAGAGAATGAATGATTGAGGAAATTGCAAAAGAATCGTCAAGGGATCAGGTTTTATTTATAGGATATTTAGGGAGTTTTATCCCTCTCGGACGAGGATATTCAACGGCTTGCACGCATTTAGTGCTTCTTGTAAATTGATCGCTGgacaattttttaaacaaaaaaactaatgttcaggtaaaaacaaatataaaaaatgtttataataaatatgtaaaaatattaattagagttaacTGAACAggtgaaattttattaaattcatagtataaattatatgattgaaataactcaattaaaaataaaaaataactataaagcttttttaaaaaattacattaacttttttaaatttataattcaagtcATTAAATTTAAAGAACTCAATCTAAAAGAATCACGAAgttcaattctaaaataaataaatattaaatgatgaaattgaagggaaaaaaaatctattcatacaaaaaaattaaaaataacaattcaaaaaataaggattaagaTCACTATAATCACtattattaataagtaatatcatcattattactattatcattaaaatcattatcattatttctattattattagtaatagTAATACCACCACAATTATtgctaatattatcattattagtaataatagcagtatttctattatattattattattttaacaatcaaCATTAtcatcaccaccatcaccaccaccatcattacCACTattgtatttgtcaattttttagtagtgattTTAGCAtttgaacatctttttttttttttgaaataatctgATTCTGCAGTGTAACAAAGACATCAAAGCTAGTAAAATCTAAACAagctaaaaacttaaaaaggataaatacataaaaaaaacaaaataaaaaaataaaaaagagaaacataaaaacaaaagagaaatcatgataaagaatttataaacctaaaaccataaacataaatacaagaaaatcataaagctaaaatttaacaaaattaaaaaaattaaaatttatattttaagaaaaaaaataagtaagtagaaaaaatgtttaaaattgaaaaataaaataaaaaacttttttttccgtgTATGAGTCAAGAATTGAATACtgttttttgaagtattttttacttgaaaatatattaaaataataattttttattttttaaatatatttttgaagttaatatattaaaataatctaaaaatattaaaaatatattaattaaaaaaaatcaaattttaattaaaagcaaCTCAATATTAGtttcaaactttattatttgaattgtaGACCCCACACGTtcgctaaaaaaaaaaaaccatcaacacCACCGTTTTAGGTTTTCGGTAGCGTTTCACGGATTCACATaacataaaccctaaacctccAAAGTCCCGCATACTTCATTCTATCTTTTTATAGCATAATTTCATACTGTAATttagaagaggaagagagatgCAGCACGATGAGGTCATATGGCAAGTTATCAGACACAGTCACTGCAGTTTTATGGCCAAgtaagacctttttttttttaattttttttagcatataataatgttttgaatctgtttaaattataattaattgtaattttgttttgttttgtttttttgtagaatCACAACCGGAAATTTTTGTAGAAACCCATATAACATTACTGGGGTTTGTAATCGTAGCTCTTGCCCTCTTGCTAATAGTCGCTATGCAACTATCCGTGATCATGATggtatgtttttattctttatattttattttttagttttctcaaACTGGGTTTTGTTTGCTG
This window contains:
- the LOC7458055 gene encoding SKP1-like protein 1 codes for the protein MASSETTTKVLKLKTSDNEVFEVEEKAALQSGIIKSMVEDGYGTDDAIPLFNVEKKTLAKIVEWLKKHASDASKDELEKWDADFVDVDTDSLYDLLLASNYLSVEVLLGQLVQKVADMIKGKQPEEIRKLFNIKNDFTPEEEEEIRKDNAWAFKL